The Pyrus communis chromosome 8, drPyrComm1.1, whole genome shotgun sequence region ACCGCCAAAGACAGGACGCATGTAACTATCATCAAACTTTCTCCAATAGTAATGGACAGAACGAGTTGGTGTCGTCAAGAACATGCGCAGGCTGGATGGACGGGGCATGTTATCACTAGACATATTTGACTTAGAATCTTCTCCATTAGCGAGGAGGAGCGGCATAGCCAGAGACATCTCTGACTCGGCGGACATCATAATGCTATCAAACTGTTTCTGTTGCGGCAACAAGAACCTTACGAGAGGCTTAGTCAATAATCCGCACACCTACAATGGCCAAAGACCGATTTGGAATTAACGAATGAACTCATGAGAAAATAGTTACTCATATGAACTGAGAAAAAGTTCAGTGATAAAGTAATATACCACATTAGTGAAGAGAACTACTGTGATCGTACTAGTGATCATGACTGCGTTTCCACGCTGTTGAGTATGCCCTGACATTGTAAACTGAAAAAGCACAGCATAATACGAACTTCGTTACATTAAAACACAACTGCAGATGAATAACAAGTGTTCGTACTTCACGTGGCGTGCAATCAAATTACAGTCTGTATAAACCAAATAGAATACCGGGTGGCAGTAAACAAAAGCTAAGGAACACGATAAATTTGATCATATCCTTACCCAGTTATAGGCAAGAGCCACAGATACAGCACCACGCATGAGTCCTGCCCACCATACCGTCACCTGTTTTATGTCAAAGAGTCAGTCGCTAAGAAATTCAAGAGGCTGAAACTTTTTGAAGTAACAGATTCGGAAAATAGCTAACCTGTTGCTTAAACCCGATTTTGTCAGTCTGTGATCTCCTGGTTAAGTTTGATAAGAAACATAGAGGAAATACAAAAGCCGCTCTTCCCACCAGAACCAGGCCAAGTAATATCGAACTGACTCCAACTGATGTCCCGGGGctgtaaaagaaaaaggaaataattAAGCTCGATTTGGACAAAAGAGAAACGCATGCCTGTTGTAACGAGTTAcgttttataaattatatgatgtACTTGTATAGTTGTTACCTCTCCTTTACGAATTTCCACTTCTCAATGTCCAAGGCATCCATACCAACATATAGAAAGATGAAGATCTCAGAAACAAACGAGAACGTTGCAAAAGCATGCCTGCAGTTGCGGAAATAGCATGTGAGAAACAGACACATGACATCTTTGTCCAAGTTctgtatatttatatacatatacatgtcTGCATTTgtatgagaaaaagaaaaccaagtTTCGCTGCTACGGCAAACTATCAAAGTTGACTTACTTGGTTGTAACTCTTGAACTTTCAGTTACATTATGCCAGGTATAGTGTGACATAACAAGCCCGCAAAAGAAAACGGTAAGAATGCCACTTAGGTCGAATAGCTGGAAGATGAACAAAATTGGTCAGCATCGTTAACAGGGTGCAAACGTGTGTCACGGAATCACAACTGAACAAGAAACAAATATCTGAAACTAAACTAGATGGAACTTTCAGTCCGAGAGGTTAAATCGAAATCTTACTTCTGCCACCATGTATGACAAATAAGCCATTAGAATCATAAGAGCAACTTCCCGATCAGTTGAGTGCCTGCCAAGGTACAACTTCTTTATGATGTATGCACTAAGCAATCCAACCTGCAAGTTGATATCATGCATGGAAATTGATTTTAAGTTACGTTTCATGAAAGGGAGATTTACATGTGCGCTCTTctcatagagagagagagagagagagagagagatagagactCACCACTACACCAAGCACCATGCTTGCGAACAAGAGAACTAAGAAACTGCCGCTAAACTCCATGGCAATTGTTGAGTTGATGTGAGAGAGATCAAATTTCTGGATTGCGTTGAAAAGTGCCACAGACGTGGCATCATTTACAACACCTTCTCCAAAAACTAGACTGTAGAGCAAAGGTGTCTCGTCTTGATCAAGCACTTGCAGGGTGCAAACTGAATCAGTGGCCGAGAAGATCGCTCCAAGTGCTGCAGAAGTGAAACGAAAAATAAGAGTATACAAATGGCAAACAAAACGACGaaacacaaaacaaatatgagcGCAAACCGAATAGAAGTTGATGTAGATTAATATGAGAAGGTAACGAAGAGATTACCAAGATAATCCCCCATCTCGAGGAAACCAATGTCCAATTTTTTGAACAACTGCATTGAACCTGCATCAAGATCATCAAAGTTGCAAACATTATAAACCATAGCTTTTGTGAATTTATCTTGTAATGTCAGCCACATCATGGCATGCTAGGATACCTAACTAACCTAGCGATATAATGACGAATGATACCAAACTTCCGACAGCACCCAACAACGTGATTGTCATGAAGTTCTGAAAAAACCGCTTCTTTTTCACCTGAAATCTGGTATATATGGGAAAAGAATGAAACCAGGAAAGACATGTATAAACTCTGGTCACAGAAAAATCATTACAAACAAGCCACGAAGGAAAAGTATCGATAACAAAATGTCACTTAAACAGCTTCAGCATAATGAACCTTCCCACCTGTTGAATGTATTGCCCAAGGCGCACACGCCCAAACACAGACACGCGCACACGCGCACATGGATCACAATGAGAAGGCATTGATATGAAATAGATACGAAATACATGGCTTACCCGGCGTTAAATATAATGGGCGGCAGAAGGTATATAAAGAAGAGATCTTCATTAAACACTAAGATGTGTGAGCTTTTGCCTTCGGTATTTAGTAGAATAACAATTCCAGTACAAAGACCCTGCAATCAACAATCATCCACAAATTTCAAAACAATTAGGCAATATCCAATTCTAAGGGATCATTCGGGActtttttatttctatataaaaagaaaaacttttgCTCGTAAGCGCTTCTGCTACACTAGAAACACATTCAAATTCTTGTTAACAGCCTAAGTGCTTTTCCAGAAGTACTTTTAGTTTTTCTAACAAATGTAGTTAGAAGAACTTTTGAATTAACGCCTTGGAGAAGCAATCCCAAACAGGTTTTAATTCTAAAGCATAAAATTCGAGGAAACTTACAATGAGAAGCGCTTCTGCTAGACCAGAAACACATTCAAATTCTTGTTAAAAACCTAAGTGCTTTTCCAGAAGTACTTTTAGTTTTTCTAACAAATGTAGTTAGAAGAAGTTTTGAATTAACGCCTTCGAGAAGCAATCCCGAACAGGTTTTAATTCTAAAGCATAAAATTCGAGGGAACTTACGATAAGAAGCGCAGTTACTGATTCGGTCATCCATCGATTCTTCTCCAGAAGATGACCAATCAAAATGCATAAACATAGGAGCACCACGAACAAAGTGATCGAATTTACGGAAGCTTCGCTGGTGGCCGATCTCACCCCCAATCTCACCACAGCAGAGACCCCCATCGGGTCCCGAAATCTAAACGAAATCCTACCAAAACCTCACTgcgacaaaaaattaaaaattaaaaattaaaaattaaaaattaaaaattaaaatcgcACA contains the following coding sequences:
- the LOC137742361 gene encoding sodium/hydrogen exchanger 1-like gives rise to the protein MGVSAVVRLGVRSATSEASVNSITLFVVLLCLCILIGHLLEKNRWMTESVTALLIGLCTGIVILLNTEGKSSHILVFNEDLFFIYLLPPIIFNAGFQVKKKRFFQNFMTITLLGAVGSLVSFVIISLGSMQLFKKLDIGFLEMGDYLALGAIFSATDSVCTLQVLDQDETPLLYSLVFGEGVVNDATSVALFNAIQKFDLSHINSTIAMEFSGSFLVLLFASMVLGVVVGLLSAYIIKKLYLGRHSTDREVALMILMAYLSYMVAELFDLSGILTVFFCGLVMSHYTWHNVTESSRVTTKHAFATFSFVSEIFIFLYVGMDALDIEKWKFVKESPGTSVGVSSILLGLVLVGRAAFVFPLCFLSNLTRRSQTDKIGFKQQVTVWWAGLMRGAVSVALAYNWFTMSGHTQQRGNAVMITSTITVVLFTNVVCGLLTKPLVRFLLPQQKQFDSIMMSAESEMSLAMPLLLANGEDSKSNMSSDNMPRPSSLRMFLTTPTRSVHYYWRKFDDSYMRPVFGGRGFVPYAPGSPNENMHQSLLGEQIIVE